The proteins below come from a single Chitinophaga pinensis DSM 2588 genomic window:
- the rpsL gene encoding 30S ribosomal protein S12 has translation MPTIQQLVRKGREIIRAKSKSRALDSCPQRRGVCTRVYTTTPKKPNSALRKVAKVRLTNKVEVIAYIPGEGHNLQEHSIVLIRGGRVKDLPGVRYHIVRGSLDTAGVKDRKQSRSKYGTKKEKAKK, from the coding sequence ATGCCTACTATACAACAATTAGTAAGAAAAGGAAGAGAAATTATCCGGGCTAAATCCAAGTCCAGGGCTTTAGATAGCTGTCCTCAGCGTCGTGGTGTATGTACCCGTGTGTACACAACCACTCCTAAAAAGCCAAACTCTGCGCTGCGCAAGGTTGCAAAGGTGCGTTTGACAAACAAAGTAGAGGTGATTGCTTACATCCCAGGTGAAGGTCACAACCTTCAGGAGCACTCTATCGTGCTGATCCGTGGTGGTAGGGTGAAAGATCTGCCAGGTGTTCGTTACCACATCGTTCGTGGTTCTCTGGATACAGCAGGTGTGAAAGATAGAAAGCAGAGCCGTTCCAAGTATGGTACCAAAAAGGAAAAGGCTAAGAAATAA
- a CDS encoding branched-chain amino acid aminotransferase, whose translation MMVDNPTTNAVLEEAVKKIKVTRTAQSRINEIDFNNLVFGKKYADHMLVADFDGKEWKNAEILPFQHLSVSPSNAAWHYGQAIFEGIKAYKDQEGNPMIFRPYDNYARFNTSAERMGMPDVPEWLFIGGMDMLIDLDRNWVPSNDGCSLYLRPFMIAADEFIGVKPSDTYKFVIINSPSGPYFNKPIKLLVQDKYIRAFPGGVGYAKAAGNYGGAMYPTMQARKQGFDQILWVDGLEYKYLQECGTMNVFAIIGNKAITPDLNQGTILAGVTRTSVMDVLSDMGLTVEERPVSIEEVVAAWKDGTLREVFGTGTASSVAYVEELRYKEHEIRLDTTRYAVGAELLERLDAIRTGKADDTRHWNYKVSKH comes from the coding sequence ATGATGGTAGACAATCCAACGACAAATGCAGTACTAGAAGAGGCGGTTAAGAAAATTAAAGTGACCCGGACGGCTCAGAGCCGGATCAATGAGATTGATTTTAACAACCTGGTATTCGGGAAAAAGTACGCCGATCACATGCTGGTGGCTGACTTTGACGGAAAAGAATGGAAAAATGCGGAGATTTTACCTTTTCAGCATCTTTCTGTAAGTCCATCCAATGCCGCCTGGCACTATGGTCAGGCTATCTTCGAAGGTATTAAGGCATACAAGGATCAGGAAGGTAATCCTATGATCTTCCGTCCGTATGACAACTATGCACGTTTTAACACTTCCGCAGAGAGAATGGGTATGCCGGATGTTCCTGAATGGTTATTCATCGGGGGCATGGACATGCTGATCGATCTCGACCGGAACTGGGTGCCTTCCAATGACGGTTGCTCACTGTACCTGCGACCTTTCATGATTGCAGCAGATGAATTCATCGGTGTAAAGCCTTCTGACACTTATAAATTCGTTATTATCAATTCTCCGTCCGGTCCGTATTTTAATAAGCCGATTAAATTGCTCGTACAGGATAAGTATATCCGTGCTTTTCCTGGCGGCGTAGGTTATGCCAAGGCAGCAGGCAACTATGGCGGAGCGATGTATCCGACAATGCAGGCACGTAAACAGGGATTTGACCAGATCCTTTGGGTGGACGGCCTTGAGTATAAATATTTACAGGAGTGTGGTACAATGAACGTATTTGCGATCATCGGTAATAAAGCCATCACACCTGATCTGAACCAGGGCACTATCCTTGCAGGGGTAACCAGAACGAGCGTAATGGACGTACTGTCCGATATGGGACTGACTGTAGAGGAGCGTCCTGTTTCTATTGAAGAGGTGGTAGCAGCATGGAAAGATGGTACCCTGCGTGAGGTATTTGGTACAGGTACTGCATCCAGCGTAGCGTATGTGGAAGAACTGCGCTATAAAGAGCATGAGATCCGCCTGGATACTACCAGATATGCGGTAGGGGCAGAGCTGCTGGAACGTCTGGATGCTATCCGTACAGGAAAGGCAGACGATACCCGCCACTGGAACTATAAAGTATCAAAACACTAA
- the rdgB gene encoding RdgB/HAM1 family non-canonical purine NTP pyrophosphatase — MTLVFATNNENKVKEIRSVLGDSFSIITLQEAGIDIDIPEPHDTLEENAREKSTVIFDMTGKDCFSEDTGLEIDALDGAPGVLSARYAGEQKLSEDNIAKVLKEMNGQENRKAHFRTVISLILGGQEFQFTGVCPGSILTESRGGKGFGYDPIFVPDGSDLTFAEMDMAGKNKFSHRAKAFQQLVTFLKAEGSKSLSL, encoded by the coding sequence ATGACACTTGTATTTGCTACCAATAACGAAAACAAGGTAAAGGAAATCCGCTCTGTGCTGGGTGACAGCTTTTCTATCATCACCCTGCAGGAAGCCGGTATCGATATCGATATTCCCGAACCGCATGATACCCTGGAAGAAAATGCCCGGGAGAAATCAACTGTCATTTTTGATATGACCGGTAAAGACTGTTTCTCCGAAGATACCGGACTGGAAATAGATGCACTGGACGGCGCGCCGGGTGTATTATCCGCCCGTTATGCCGGCGAACAGAAACTTTCAGAAGATAACATCGCTAAAGTCCTGAAAGAAATGAACGGTCAGGAAAACAGGAAAGCACATTTCAGAACGGTTATCTCCCTCATTCTCGGCGGACAGGAATTTCAGTTCACCGGCGTATGTCCGGGTTCTATCCTCACTGAAAGCCGTGGAGGCAAAGGGTTCGGGTATGATCCCATCTTTGTACCCGATGGATCGGATCTCACATTCGCAGAAATGGATATGGCGGGCAAGAATAAGTTCAGTCACCGTGCAAAAGCTTTCCAGCAACTTGTCACCTTTCTGAAAGCAGAAGGCTCAAAAAGTCTCTCTCTCTGA
- the porV gene encoding type IX secretion system outer membrane channel protein PorV, whose translation MKKNFTLWLCAAGLLAHSGSMAQVKGIKTINTGAAFLLVNPDARSSGTGDAATGLEPNANALFANAAKIVFADDWGVSASYSPWMWDLNNSDQRTNMGYVSAFKNFKDNTEAIGVSMRYFTNGTIIFRDDNGTELQRYKPREYAIDATYARKLGAHYALAISLRYIRSDLGQGSFNGLQQNPASAVAGDIALYSQNYGKSDPAGNRYSWGIAFTNIGSKLNYTDDSDRRAFLPANLRIGGGYTFVNTVEHQFTLLADINKLLIPTPPKYAVDANGQPTGEIIEGKDPGRSMTEALFTSFWDAPGGFQEEVREFTVAGGLEYTYQHQLFIRTGYFYEHPQKGYRQHFSAGIGTCIKGVSLDMAYIMPTANSLYQRKTLKFTIAYHLGGGAK comes from the coding sequence ATGAAGAAAAATTTTACACTTTGGCTCTGTGCTGCCGGTTTGCTCGCCCATAGCGGATCGATGGCCCAGGTGAAAGGTATCAAGACCATTAATACCGGCGCCGCATTCCTCCTCGTCAACCCCGATGCACGCAGCAGCGGTACCGGTGACGCCGCTACCGGTCTTGAACCCAATGCAAACGCCTTGTTCGCAAATGCCGCCAAAATCGTCTTTGCCGACGACTGGGGTGTCAGTGCCTCCTACTCTCCCTGGATGTGGGATCTCAACAACAGCGATCAGCGGACCAACATGGGCTATGTTTCCGCTTTTAAAAATTTTAAGGATAATACAGAAGCGATCGGCGTATCCATGCGGTACTTTACAAATGGTACCATCATTTTCAGAGATGATAACGGTACCGAACTGCAACGGTATAAACCCAGGGAATACGCGATAGATGCAACGTATGCGCGTAAACTCGGTGCGCATTACGCCCTCGCCATCAGCCTCCGTTATATCAGGAGCGACCTCGGACAGGGCAGCTTCAATGGATTACAACAAAATCCTGCCAGCGCTGTAGCGGGCGACATTGCCCTCTATTCCCAGAATTATGGCAAAAGTGATCCGGCCGGCAACCGTTACTCCTGGGGTATTGCCTTCACTAACATAGGATCCAAACTGAATTATACGGATGACAGTGACCGTAGAGCCTTCCTTCCCGCAAATCTGCGTATAGGCGGCGGATACACATTCGTCAATACAGTAGAACACCAGTTCACCCTGCTGGCAGATATCAATAAACTGCTGATCCCCACGCCCCCTAAATATGCCGTGGATGCCAATGGACAACCTACCGGAGAAATCATCGAAGGTAAAGATCCTGGCCGCAGCATGACAGAAGCCCTCTTTACCTCCTTCTGGGACGCTCCGGGCGGCTTCCAGGAAGAAGTCAGGGAATTTACGGTTGCCGGCGGACTGGAATACACTTACCAGCACCAGCTGTTTATCCGTACAGGCTACTTTTATGAACATCCCCAGAAAGGATACCGGCAGCACTTTTCAGCCGGCATAGGCACCTGCATCAAAGGCGTATCTCTTGACATGGCCTATATCATGCCTACGGCAAATAGTCTGTATCAGCGCAAGACGCTGAAATTTACCATCGCCTATCACCTAGGCGGCGGCGCTAAATAA
- a CDS encoding collagen-like triple helix repeat-containing protein yields MKKLYLLIILMAAVCAGAYAQNGLAGTNYQAVVRNTNGTVVANKDISVRISVLGGSAAGPVQYEETHEVKTSTLGLFNLQIGKGNPTTGTFAGVPWANANQYLKVEVNTGSGFVTLGTTELLSVPYALYAANGTPGPAGPTGPQGPAGPTGAKGDAGATGPAGAKGDTGPAGAAGPQGAPGVAGPVGPVGPAGAKGDAGAAGPQGAPGVAGPVGPVGPAGAKGDAGVAGPQGPVGAIGPVGPAGAAGPQGNPGPVGPIGPIGPVGPAGATGPQGDPGVAGPAGPVGPIGPAGATGPQGDAGVAGPIGPVGPAGAAGVAGPAGPQGPVGPVGPAGPAGEINGAAAGGDLSGTYPNPNVVRLQNIPVSATAPLAGQILRYDGTNWLPSVAGGGFTLPYVTVENNASTLFSLTNDGDGTSIEGVNNTTTSSIAAIRGIVNSTAPGGFSSAVRGINNGTGGLGIGVWGSQAGSGWGVYGVTPNGLGVYGNSSANGYGVFANSNSGIGLNATSVNGIAASININNNANNNNALNVTSVGNGTVVNVSTTGNGTGVLSSAGAGFGVHGITSEQTSAGIVGDNNGAGEAIVGRTTSDIAGAVVGRNDGGGYGVRGFVATSTANTGIGVYGQVGINNSTGMAGKFENFNQDNTEANILDVVSNSNGNIPDNTLGNASSFLLDNNNSVGAAVRAEVNTIFGNFGAAGVFGISSGTGGRAGLFYASNPAGNGASLIALTDGNGNAITANAGKDGNGVETNIDGAGTALYAWVPTFSEGRAGRFEIFNEDNENPVITVKTVGNGTAGNFLVDRVTGTSPAVKGEVNSQFANFGTAGIYGVSSGTGGYAGLFYASNAAGNGPSVLALTDGNGNAITANAGGNGDGIEASCDGGGNAVSGFVPNFGSGRAGRFANFNNSNGLPVVHITTTGTGSTLLVNHQGASGNIAQFQSASGNVARINKAGRGFFNGGTQNSGADVAEAFDVKGHVNQYAPGDVLVIAEDADRTVALSSKPYSTLVAGVYATKPGVLLTEENIDDELADKVPMGVIGVIPTKVCGEGGAIRRGDLLVTSSKAGHAMKADLDKVKPGQVIGKALETFDGQDTGLIKVLVNVR; encoded by the coding sequence ATGAAGAAATTATATCTACTGATCATATTAATGGCTGCTGTCTGTGCGGGCGCCTATGCCCAGAACGGACTGGCGGGTACCAATTACCAGGCGGTAGTCCGCAATACCAATGGTACGGTTGTCGCCAATAAAGACATCTCTGTTCGTATCTCCGTTCTTGGCGGTTCTGCTGCCGGTCCGGTGCAATATGAAGAAACACATGAAGTGAAAACCAGCACACTGGGACTCTTCAATCTGCAGATCGGTAAGGGTAACCCTACAACCGGCACCTTTGCAGGTGTGCCCTGGGCTAATGCTAACCAATATCTGAAAGTGGAGGTAAATACCGGCAGTGGCTTTGTTACCCTCGGTACCACTGAACTGCTGAGTGTTCCCTATGCATTATATGCTGCGAATGGTACTCCCGGCCCGGCTGGCCCCACAGGACCTCAGGGTCCGGCTGGCCCAACTGGTGCAAAAGGTGATGCCGGCGCAACCGGACCAGCTGGTGCCAAAGGAGATACTGGTCCGGCTGGAGCAGCTGGCCCTCAGGGAGCACCAGGTGTAGCAGGTCCGGTAGGACCTGTAGGACCGGCAGGCGCTAAAGGAGATGCAGGAGCAGCTGGCCCCCAGGGAGCGCCAGGTGTAGCAGGTCCAGTTGGTCCTGTAGGACCGGCGGGTGCTAAAGGAGATGCAGGAGTCGCTGGTCCTCAAGGTCCAGTTGGCGCAATTGGTCCGGTAGGACCCGCAGGTGCAGCAGGTCCACAAGGTAATCCAGGCCCGGTAGGCCCCATCGGACCAATAGGTCCGGTAGGTCCGGCAGGTGCAACAGGACCACAGGGCGATCCGGGTGTAGCAGGACCAGCGGGACCAGTAGGACCGATAGGACCAGCAGGCGCCACAGGCCCACAAGGTGATGCAGGTGTAGCCGGACCAATAGGACCGGTAGGACCGGCGGGTGCAGCTGGCGTAGCAGGCCCTGCAGGTCCACAAGGTCCTGTAGGACCAGTGGGACCGGCAGGGCCGGCGGGTGAGATCAATGGTGCAGCAGCAGGCGGTGATCTGAGTGGTACCTATCCGAATCCGAATGTAGTACGGTTACAGAATATCCCCGTATCAGCAACAGCTCCTCTGGCCGGACAGATCCTCCGGTATGATGGTACCAACTGGCTGCCAAGTGTTGCCGGTGGCGGATTCACGCTCCCATATGTCACTGTGGAAAACAATGCTTCTACCCTGTTCTCACTGACAAACGATGGAGATGGTACTTCTATAGAAGGGGTAAATAACACCACCACTTCCAGTATTGCAGCTATACGTGGTATTGTAAACAGTACTGCTCCAGGTGGATTTTCCAGTGCAGTAAGAGGTATTAACAATGGTACCGGCGGACTGGGTATCGGCGTATGGGGTTCTCAGGCCGGATCTGGCTGGGGCGTATATGGTGTTACTCCCAATGGTCTTGGTGTATATGGTAACTCTTCCGCCAATGGTTACGGCGTATTTGCCAACAGTAACAGCGGTATTGGTCTGAATGCCACTTCTGTAAATGGCATCGCAGCCAGTATTAACATTAATAATAACGCCAATAATAACAATGCACTGAACGTCACTTCTGTTGGTAATGGTACTGTTGTCAATGTCAGCACAACCGGTAATGGAACAGGTGTATTAAGTAGTGCAGGTGCAGGTTTTGGCGTACATGGCATTACCTCCGAACAAACATCTGCCGGTATTGTCGGTGATAATAACGGAGCCGGGGAAGCGATCGTAGGTCGTACAACATCCGATATTGCAGGTGCCGTAGTCGGCCGTAATGATGGCGGAGGATATGGAGTAAGAGGTTTTGTTGCTACCAGCACTGCCAACACTGGTATCGGTGTATATGGCCAGGTAGGTATTAATAACAGTACCGGTATGGCGGGTAAATTTGAAAACTTCAACCAGGACAATACAGAAGCAAATATCCTGGACGTAGTGAGTAACAGTAACGGTAATATTCCTGACAATACCCTGGGTAATGCCTCTTCCTTCCTGCTTGACAACAACAACAGCGTAGGTGCTGCGGTGAGAGCAGAAGTAAATACCATTTTTGGCAACTTTGGTGCAGCAGGTGTATTCGGTATTTCTTCCGGTACTGGTGGTCGTGCGGGTCTGTTCTATGCCTCCAATCCGGCTGGTAATGGCGCTTCGCTGATCGCGCTGACGGATGGTAACGGTAATGCGATCACTGCGAATGCAGGCAAAGATGGCAATGGTGTTGAAACCAATATCGATGGAGCAGGTACTGCCCTATATGCATGGGTGCCTACTTTCAGTGAAGGCCGTGCGGGAAGGTTCGAAATCTTTAACGAGGATAATGAAAATCCGGTGATCACAGTGAAAACTGTCGGCAATGGTACTGCGGGCAATTTCCTGGTTGACAGAGTAACCGGTACTTCTCCAGCGGTAAAAGGTGAAGTGAACTCTCAATTCGCCAACTTTGGAACAGCCGGTATATACGGCGTGTCGTCTGGTACAGGTGGCTATGCAGGGCTTTTTTATGCATCCAACGCGGCAGGTAATGGTCCGTCGGTACTGGCACTTACAGACGGTAATGGCAATGCTATCACTGCCAATGCCGGTGGCAACGGCGATGGTATAGAAGCCAGTTGCGACGGTGGTGGTAATGCTGTTTCCGGATTTGTCCCCAATTTTGGTAGTGGCAGAGCAGGAAGATTCGCAAATTTCAACAATTCGAACGGTCTGCCTGTTGTACATATCACGACCACTGGTACCGGCAGTACATTATTGGTCAACCATCAGGGGGCATCCGGTAACATCGCACAGTTCCAGAGTGCCAGCGGTAACGTTGCGCGTATCAACAAAGCAGGTCGCGGATTCTTTAACGGTGGCACACAAAACAGTGGTGCGGACGTTGCAGAAGCATTTGATGTAAAAGGTCATGTGAATCAGTATGCACCAGGTGATGTACTGGTGATCGCTGAGGACGCAGACAGAACAGTTGCATTGTCTTCCAAGCCATATTCTACCCTGGTAGCAGGTGTATACGCCACTAAACCGGGTGTATTATTAACAGAAGAAAATATTGACGATGAACTGGCAGATAAAGTGCCAATGGGTGTGATCGGTGTTATTCCGACTAAAGTATGTGGAGAAGGGGGCGCTATCCGCAGGGGCGATCTGCTGGTGACTTCCAGCAAAGCGGGTCACGCCATGAAAGCTGATCTGGATAAAGTAAAACCAGGTCAGGTGATTGGAAAAGCACTGGAAACTTTTGATGGCCAGGATACAGGGCTGATCAAAGTACTTGTAAACGTAAGATAA
- the rpsG gene encoding 30S ribosomal protein S7, translated as MRKQAAKKMPLAPDPRFNDKLVTRFVNNVMEQGKKSIAYRIFYDAIDRVSQITNDNGYEVWKKALANVTPAVEVRSRRIGGATFQIPSEVRPDRKVSLCIKWLIRYAGERNGKSMAEKLANEIVAASKGEGGAFKKKEDTHRMAEANKAFSHFRI; from the coding sequence ATGAGAAAGCAAGCCGCAAAGAAGATGCCTCTGGCTCCGGATCCGCGCTTTAACGACAAACTGGTTACCCGGTTTGTTAACAACGTGATGGAACAGGGCAAAAAGAGCATTGCCTATAGGATATTTTATGATGCGATTGACAGAGTAAGCCAGATAACCAATGATAATGGTTACGAGGTTTGGAAGAAAGCTCTGGCAAACGTAACTCCTGCTGTAGAAGTTAGAAGCCGTCGTATTGGTGGTGCTACCTTCCAGATCCCTTCTGAGGTTCGTCCTGACAGAAAGGTTTCTCTGTGCATCAAATGGTTAATCCGTTATGCTGGTGAGAGAAATGGTAAGAGCATGGCTGAGAAACTGGCTAACGAAATCGTAGCGGCAAGCAAAGGTGAAGGTGGCGCTTTCAAAAAGAAAGAAGATACTCACCGTATGGCTGAAGCGAACAAGGCATTCTCCCACTTCAGGATCTAA